The Vidua chalybeata isolate OUT-0048 chromosome 31, bVidCha1 merged haplotype, whole genome shotgun sequence genome window below encodes:
- the LOC128801783 gene encoding HLA class II histocompatibility antigen, DM beta chain-like isoform X2 encodes MLPLLLAALGAPGAAPFVLQVASFCSLATDGSLVATNGSQEVEVALSRFPLVCGDLRGPRAGPCQQGGPLGTLGDILARALAQDSRWGQRLRQRQRLCQELPKRVWPPLRAPPRLRIVPERSGSALALTCYAWGFSPADITMRWLCNGDIIGDVAEDSVGDAVGGIVGDAVGDTSRQSRVLPVGDGTFRAQATIQVPPGTSGDTFDCVALHPSLEEPLRVTWGYTPLPGATHAGYTPLPGDTYAGSI; translated from the exons atgctgccgctgctgctggcgGCGCTCGGAGCCCCCGGGGCGG CCCCGTTCGTGCTGCAGGTGGCCTCGTTCTGCTCGCTGGCCACCGACGGCTCCTTGGTGGCCACCAACGGCTCTCAGGAGGTGGAGGTGGCGCTGTCGCGGTTCCCGCTGGTGTGCGGCGACCTGCGGGGACCCCGCGCCGGCCCCTGCCAGCAGGGGGggcccttggggacacttggggacatccTGGCGCGGGCGCTGGCCCAGGACAGCAGGTGGGGACAGCGGCTGCGCCAGCGGCAGCggctctgccaggagctgcccaaGAGGGTGTGGCCACCACTGAGAG CGCCGCCGCGGCTGCGCATCGTCCCCGAGCGCTCTGGCTCCGCGCTGGCCCTGACGTGTTACGCCTGGGGCTTCTCCCCCGCTGACATCACCATGAGGTGGCTCTGCAACGGTGACATCATTGGGGACGTCGCCGAGGACAGCGTTGGCGACGCCGTTGGCGGCATCGTCGGCGACGCCGTCGGCGACACTTCGAGACAATCGCGGGTGCTGCCGGTGGGGGACGGAACGTTCCGGGCGCAGGCGACGATCCAGGTGCCACcggggacatctggggacactTTCGATTGCGTGGCGCTGCAccccagcctggaggagcccctCAGAGTCACGTGGG gTTACACCCCGCTCCCCGGTGCCACCCACGCAG gTTACACCCCGCTCCCCGGTGACACCTACGCAG GCAGCATCTGA
- the LOC128801783 gene encoding HLA class II histocompatibility antigen, DM beta chain-like isoform X1 — translation MLPLLLAALGAPGAAPFVLQVASFCSLATDGSLVATNGSQEVEVALSRFPLVCGDLRGPRAGPCQQGGPLGTLGDILARALAQDSRWGQRLRQRQRLCQELPKRVWPPLRAPPRLRIVPERSGSALALTCYAWGFSPADITMRWLCNGDIIGDVAEDSVGDAVGGIVGDAVGDTSRQSRVLPVGDGTFRAQATIQVPPGTSGDTFDCVALHPSLEEPLRVTWAPGLSPRLSLLVALAVLALLLGLLILTFGLRRFLRAGYTPLPGATHAGYTPLPGDTYAGSI, via the exons atgctgccgctgctgctggcgGCGCTCGGAGCCCCCGGGGCGG CCCCGTTCGTGCTGCAGGTGGCCTCGTTCTGCTCGCTGGCCACCGACGGCTCCTTGGTGGCCACCAACGGCTCTCAGGAGGTGGAGGTGGCGCTGTCGCGGTTCCCGCTGGTGTGCGGCGACCTGCGGGGACCCCGCGCCGGCCCCTGCCAGCAGGGGGggcccttggggacacttggggacatccTGGCGCGGGCGCTGGCCCAGGACAGCAGGTGGGGACAGCGGCTGCGCCAGCGGCAGCggctctgccaggagctgcccaaGAGGGTGTGGCCACCACTGAGAG CGCCGCCGCGGCTGCGCATCGTCCCCGAGCGCTCTGGCTCCGCGCTGGCCCTGACGTGTTACGCCTGGGGCTTCTCCCCCGCTGACATCACCATGAGGTGGCTCTGCAACGGTGACATCATTGGGGACGTCGCCGAGGACAGCGTTGGCGACGCCGTTGGCGGCATCGTCGGCGACGCCGTCGGCGACACTTCGAGACAATCGCGGGTGCTGCCGGTGGGGGACGGAACGTTCCGGGCGCAGGCGACGATCCAGGTGCCACcggggacatctggggacactTTCGATTGCGTGGCGCTGCAccccagcctggaggagcccctCAGAGTCACGTGGG CCCCGGGTCTGTCGCCGCGGCTGTCGCTGCTGGTGGCCCTGGCGGTTCTGgcgctgctcctggggctcctcatcctcaccttcGGCCTCCGCCGCTTCCTGCGCGCAG gTTACACCCCGCTCCCCGGTGCCACCCACGCAG gTTACACCCCGCTCCCCGGTGACACCTACGCAG GCAGCATCTGA
- the ZNF692 gene encoding zinc finger protein 692 — MERGAAEEPFPVASSRRGRPQAPELVRRQKRRELDARRSKCRIRIGGHLERWCRLKEQLGFALHSQLAQFLLDRYSSHGCTWSPGELERLQPAALQRLVALSHSHGQECGFVPDIQLPAAGGAAPLVWECVAGHRFSWGGSGAPNSPSLGAGRRQHPLRGAALGCGEAGAEGTARSPRGDGDGGKEVGDGGDSGGTAPQVPPEPGPVAAAESAVPGDDAEPGAEPREEEEDEDFAKGDDLAYTDDLRDENYHPSLDSSSEPQRRQSQPKARKKPIKEEQPLLEPPLPSSGPLEEKSGRVSCRRQPRPRDKDTAEIGPKRIRKAAKREILLCDFEGCGKIFSNRQYLNHHQKYQHVHQKTFTCSEPTCGKSFNFKKHLKEHEKLHSDKRDYICEFCARSFRTSSNLIIHRRIHTGEKPLQCEICGFTCRQKASLNWHMRKHDADSFYQFPCDVCGKRFEKRDNVTAHKSKSHPRGLGELARPEGIQQHPEPPGPVEPLELLGDVLGSGGDTGKTPLGYGAGDVGQDPGTPQSQGMGEGGS; from the exons ATGGAGCGCGGAGCGGCGGAGGAG cccttccccgtAGCCTCGTCCCGCCGGGGTCGTCCGCAGGCGCCGGAGCTCGTGCGGCGCCAGAAGCGCCGGGAGCTGGACGCGCGCCGCAGCAAGTGCCGCATTCGCATCGGGGGGCACCTGGAGCGCTGGTGCCGCCTCAAGGAGCAGCTCGGATTCGCCCTGCACTCCCAGCTGGCCCAGTTCCTCCTCGACAG GTACAGCTCTCATGGCTGCACCTGGAGCCCAG gagagctggagcgGCTCCAGCCCGCTGCGCTGCAGCGCCTGGTCGCGCTGTCCCACAGCCACGGCCAGGAGTGTGGCTTCGTGCCGGACATCCAGCTGCCGGCGGCaggcggcgcggccccgctgGTTTGGGAGTGCGTGGCCGGCCACCGCTTCTCGTGGGGCGGCTCCGGGGCTCCCAACAGCCCCTCCCTGGGCGCCGGGCGCCGCCAGCATCCGCTCCGCGGCGCCGCGCTGGGCTGCGGCGAGGCCGGAGCGGAGGGAACGGCCAGGTCACCCCGCGGTGACGGGGATGGGGGCAAGGAGGTGGGAGATGGTGGTGACAGTGGTGGCACAG CCCCTCAGGTGCCACCGGAGCCGGGGCCTGTGGCGGCAGCTGAGAG CGCCGTGCCGGGGGACGACGCAGAGCCAGGAGCCGAGCCCcgagaggaagaggaggacgAGGACTTTGCCAAGGGTGACGACCTGGCCTACACCGATGACCTGCGTGACGAGAACTATCACCCATCCCTGGACAG CAGCTCGGAGCCGCAGCGGCGCCAGAGCCAACCCAAGGCTCGCAAGAAGCCGATCAAGGAGGAGCAGCCCTTGCTTGAGCcgcccctgcccagctctggccccttGGAGGAGAAGAGCGGACGGGTCAG ctGCCGGCGGCAGCCACGGCCGCGTGACAAGGACACGGCTGAGATCGGCCCCAAGAGGATCAG GAAGGCGGCGAAGCGTGAGATCCTCCTATGCGACTTCGAAGGCTGCGGCAAAATCTTCTCCAACCGCCAGTACCTGAAC CATCACCAGAAGTACCAGCACGTGCACCAGAAAACCTTCACCTGCTCTGAGCCCACCTGTGGGAAATCCTTCAACTTCAAGAAACACTTGAAGGAACATGAGAAGCTGCACAGCG aCAAGCGGGATTACATCTGTGAGTTCTGCGCGCGCTCCTTCCGCACCAGCAGCAATTTGATCATCCACCGAcggatccacactggggagaagCCACTCCA GTGCGAGATCTGTGGCTTCACCTGCCGCCAAAAAGCCTCCCTGAACTGGCACATGAGGAAACACGATGCCGACTCCTTCTACCAGTTCCCGTGCGACGTCTGCGGGAAGAGGTTCGAGAAGCGGGACAACGTCACCGCCCACAAGAGCAAGAGCCACCCCAGGGGGCTTGGGGAGCTCGCCCGGCCCGAGGGgatccagcagcacccagagcccccTGGGCCCGTGGAACCTCTGGAGCTGCTTGGGGACGTCCTGGGGAgtgggggggacacagggaagaCCCCGCTGGGGTATGGGGCGGGGGATGTCGGGCAGGATCCAGGCACACCCCAAAGCCAGGGGATGGGCGAGGGGGGGTCCTAG
- the LOC128801732 gene encoding E3 ubiquitin-protein ligase TRIM7-like: protein MEAPPAPPAAPPAPCSAARSLQDELTCPVCLEYFNDPVLVAECGHNFCRACVTQCWEDSARRLCCPQCREPVPQRLFRPNRSLGNIVHIVRQLGLPPGPAEPPPGPPAPPAPPLPAAAAPSGPAGPPRCPRHGEPLRLYCVQDRRAVCVVCHLSREHRAHTVLPAEEAAHAAEEVPQEHLSSLRKGREEAKAERERQSEELLKQTEVERQKIVAECKELRAFLEEKEQLLLSRLEELERDIGRRRDESVARLAEDIAQLDKLLAEQGGDSGTGSTPGEAVVPAGSSLESWLFLKPEPGFSELEKKLKSFSQKSAVLKEVLLEFKENLRFELENDTGELSLDPDTANPYLVLSEDKRSVRLRGAPQELPAHPKRFDYAFCVLASEGFSAGRHYWEVEVGDGESWVLGAARESVRRKEKVDFAPEEGIWAVGLNWKGKNWDQYQAFTSPETPLSLCERPRKIGVYLDYEGGWVAFYNADNMAPIFTFTAAFSERIFPFFWLFYVGSSLSLCN from the exons ATGGAggcgccgcccgcgccccccgccgcgcccccggcGCCCTGCAGCGCTGCGCGGAGCCTGCAGGACGAGCTGACGTGCCCGGTGTGCCTGGAGTACTTCAACGACCCGGTGCTGGTGGCCGAGTGCGGGCACAACTTCTGCCGCGCCTGCGTCACCCAGTGCTGGGAGGACTCGGCGCGGCGCCTCTGCTGCCCGCAGTGCCGCGAGCCGGTCCCGCAGCGCCTCTTCCGCCCCAACCGCTCCCTGGGCAACATCGTGCACATCGTCCGCCAGCTCGGGCtgccgccgggccccgccgaGCCGCCGCCGGGGCCTCCCGctccgcccgcgccgccgctgcccgcggccgccgccccgtCAGGCCCGGCCGGGCCTCCGCGCTGCCCGCGCCACGGGGAACCGCTGCGGCTTTACTGCGTGCAGGACCGGCGGGCCGTGTGCGTCGTGTGCCACCTGTCCCGCGAGCACCGCGCCCACACCGTGCTTCCCGCCGAGGAGGCGGCCCACGCCGCGGAG GAGGTGCCCCAGGAGCACTTGAGCTCCCTGAGGAAAGGGCGTGAGGAGGCCAAGGCTGAGCGGGAGCGGCagagtgaggagctgctg AAGCAGACGGAGGTGGAGCGGCAGAAGATCGTGGCCGAGTGCAAGGAGCTGCGGGCGttcctggaggagaaggagcagctcctgctctcccgGCTcgaggagctggagagggacattGGACGCCGGAGGGACGAGAGCGTGGCCCGGCTGGCTGAGGACATTGCCCAGCTAGACaagctcctggcagagcagggaggggacagtggcacGGGGAGCACACCTGGCGAG gcTGTCGTCCCGGCTGGCAGCAG CCTGGAGAGCTGGCTGTTCCTCAAGCCCGAGCCCGGCTTTTCCGAGCTGGAGAAGAAGCTGAAGAGTTTTTCCCAGAAGAGCGCGGTGCTCAAGGAAGTGCTGCTGGAATTCAAGG AAAACCTGCGCTTTGAGCTGGAGAACGACACAG GTGAGCTCTCCCTGGACCCCGACACGGCCAACCCCTACTTGGTGCTGTCGGAGGACAAGCGGAGCGTTCGGCTCCGCGGGGCCCCCCAGGAGCTGCCGGCTCACCCCAAACGCTTCGACTACGCCTTCTGCGTCCTGGCCTCCGAGGGCTTCTCCGCTGGACGCCACTACTGGGAGGTGGAGGTGGGAGACGGGGAGAGCTGGGTGCTGGGCGCCGCCCGCGAGTCCGTGCGCCGCAAGGAGAAGGTCGACTTCGCCCCCGAGGAGGGGATTTGGGCAGTGGGGCTCAACTGGAAGGGCAAAAATTGGGATCAGTACCAGGCGTTCACCTCCCCTGAGACGCCGCTGTCCCTTTGCGAGCGGCCACGCAAGATCGGGGTGTACCTGGACTACGAGGGCGGGTGGGTGGCGTTTTACAACGCTGACAACATGGCTCCCATCTTCACCTTCACCGCCGCCTTCTCCGAGAGGATCTTCCCGTTTTTCTGGCTCTTTTATGTGGGCTCCTCGCTGTCCCTGTGCAACTGa